In Maylandia zebra isolate NMK-2024a linkage group LG12, Mzebra_GT3a, whole genome shotgun sequence, a single genomic region encodes these proteins:
- the epg5 gene encoding ectopic P granules protein 5 homolog isoform X1: MEAVRPKKNKAKASGKSQLVRKQKQAEEDKRAPAPSAVPEASTSDFTEIPLSLPYQEKEEEENKLDTVQNPEATAQSSDLPSEKQQAENTASLLSKTLQPSLNSSTVTSQVTAQETKKEEEEADVQEAQGAGLKIVPQTTELEKDEQSWNQLCVLTQFEASNVPSAPALYPSLPTLEEGSVIQFCGEAVETCGKEPAVLALPDQESSPPSLRPLESVADLSRSKLYPELPKTALEVQPFSLEQLSVWEPGGGLRAWLEGVEVCAAQFCALARQEKHELTELLQNYWRCRRQLTQSHTQLHTQSSECKSTQNRLWSFRDEQLTLQGVCADQTKVCGYHRFQQAEFSESVQAELRRLFEACSELLHQKVVLHAYTALLSRLQVESYLYSLIKDFQLDGQTQPCSLQPLKEAISVLFSFTRRVLDDTQFQSDIHHWLERLVAVLLHVGGSGEHLYLLCHLLCCPAGVGKWAAHFLQIQVWGNTSGVQQFMQALAILMSPARHRAEFLGHMKPCESQSSGASGQESGNWTLVDEGGEEDEDPETSWLLLCEEDLILLITQFPFQQLYSYMLGMSKQGVYEPQACSSQKMMRVFAFASSLIEILALGLQTYNRSRYRQLVKRIGHIIRMTVCYVSDHWAQYVSVTDAAGSSSQVHSLSLEKLQIEYDHLFLRAVLHVLRNKRLGIWLFMSEMPYGTLSSSMLWKILYVMQSAETAGLETLSTAGDTYSCIQALRDPQHQASFEQWLCEVNSSDGISLLTALAQMATPTQRSDSQFITTITLLIYQVSYVSVSTRETYSKVGRELLAAIAAAHPYVISVLLERLRDTIQTVGMVALYLCKELPLSLWQPQQEEICVIGAWLLQHPLSAVENRLACVILEGLNWGFNTQDGSLFLPSILHNEVALLVAEAYQKYLTDKPYSGLISEGIKQVSYLASVLRLGVSPEASFSQWAWQLLLRLKLHGNSQNPKGAWVVPALASNPPPELTHSPSMHSVLRAVKAGIPIGCYLSIAMTTVGHSLEHFCTDGVGLLKSLIQSRHLRAAVHLLDNILPPTYPLSYYLLNNAQFVSCIQLFLQYDSVCPQGMTQQVTHRVAPLLTGTSYGDNVRLLNSVIQSHVVESSKPGLVGAAAVLEFWVGILTQQNLWYRDKTVLFLMDQICCAAFTYHQEECVQKLLYQQHKTALGYHGDRGLLSSLVGWISGNATPSFIEGQSLSAEIWFAWVVLNMEGVFEEDSQLRRCVEHELLSELNISPEQALKKAQQRLKLPVAPSLQRLQVYRWAYQAAATPPDHPLLPLIWQKFLQLYLRQPGPEYGLAAGGCIGKRFFQASSQAAFLRDLRQRIQEVSDFHHAASQALRVLPPNTPSSDQGDETPNNPGPPYLTSPQLHTELVRLFGVFSVWLDDETLQKQEVYLPSLPPEYEPHRLAQVMQWHQELWLEYVDQERLQYDQREVLSLWKKVQSEPTFLQTQTSGFTDYTSLSNARERILSNLQKHPVPRLAPELHKLKAPVPEVPSACLTDCKAACKLLEQDLSILQDQARIAVAREAQQVAMEQELLESLPVLFKNRPEQVTMALECKGKGGQPCQGAANITVTCELVQKQEAVQTQITSLRRDIKKLQTDAMAPPPEILAQAAVHTENFITALVNMHKAQKSPAVQKVGVSAFYKVVSFVCEDTLRHPPTRQYLSSCVEVLGQVFIQGNAEECGRVLKTILEQRRLCPLISPFFTPNAAPSQLVFLYQDVVTSLSLDSADVVFMLLTKFDLSQWLNEAHPVFSERTRLLELVHGALCVCGRDPEPEFLTPFHLFTKHWTWLLRHHFPDHYSDCLRLLMTSSSNQLLSPECWKVTLRVLGCLPPSRSTKGKAEAAVCSTEVSTRGVAPPASPYRSPITLSPQQVDETVDWLSDYFLRSRLSKTDLRSFGLYASWTPYIEDVVSFWDHLISCLINVQLNSCARESVGSSKIMKALQDLHSKTVKLFKPWIFPVDAGEGGNIKCYPWLETDASAAGCMVGLYIQITDLLHHKFRDRLLPGQRGALWLCMMQYCESCTSPRTPEYLLYLYHTHLRSLPWRHLHPDTKLMEQLFSVERGSPKSCFLFMGEVLCEVNWVSILSDHLQTPPGSTTYPAVSEMATQKESHTMLVYLLYMLVFLAKEEQLLSQQDSPLFSLLVQSTSLPWHKLDLSSYQSILGYVSTHYPPSLLLSADSAPQLLLKSLRSAAGLHPCPGEAPHQEETLKAGAYICWCVQSLVTLEQGGSITLTSLEAQLETLLESIITFNPPEVDLEQRHMAFCSLFSDALALLNGVGVSTGEALAAHVITWLDRKGRGFPTLPLLTACSRCLASVRHMTRIMEACITGYFNHAEEESVRWGPVLASLQVPELTVDDFLSESQSGGSFLTLYAFILQRLNSEYTAANERRTLALINTWTNQVFPSGPADEAKLFLWWHKSLNLSAEQLQPQAGLTEVSGVVLGLMRFQTRLLQLGEERLNSGLLGAIGLGKRSPVSNRFRVVVRSLAAFLSIQVPSESELRLQPTTDLQLSAKAQQMLGTLEAMPSNKQYAELEDSVNKAVQFIRYPGHCLKDGPRLLALLANLLYPDLRYLHIIR; encoded by the exons ATGGAGGCTGTGAGACCAAAGAAGAACAAAGCAAAGGCCAGCGGAAAATCTCAG cTGGTCAGGAAGCAGAAGCAGGCAGAGGAAGACAAAAGAGCCCCAGCTCCCTCAGCTGTACCTGAGGCCTCCACTTCTGACTTCACTGAGATCCCCCTGAGTCTGCCCTATcaggaaaaggaggaggaggagaataaGCTAGACACTGTTCAGAATCCTGAAGCCACAGCACAGTCATCAGACCTGCCTTCTGAGAAGCAACAGgcagaaaacacagcatcaTTGCTGAGTAAGACTCTACAGCCAAGTCTGAACTCCTCAACAGTGACATCACAGGTCACAGCGCAAGAGACcaaaaaggaggaagaggaggctgaTGTGCAGGAAGCTCAGGGGGCTGGGCTTAAAATTGTGCCACAAACCACTGAGCTTGAAAAGGATGAACAGTCATGGAATCAGCTGTGTGTTTTAACTCAGTTTGAAGCTTCAAATGTCCCAAGTGCCCCAGCACTGTATCCGTCTCTTCCTACACTAGAAGAAGGTTCAGTGATACAGTTCTGTGGGGAAGCTGTGGAAACATGTGGAAAGGAACCTGCAGTTTTGGCACTTCCTGATCAGGAATCTTCTCCTCCAAGTTTGCGGCCTTTGGAGTCCGTGGCCGACCTTTCTCGGAGCAAACTCTACCCAGAATTACCCAAAACAGCTTTAGAGGTTCAG CCGTTCTCACTGGAGCAGCTGAGTGTTTGGGAGCCAGGCGGAGGGTTGCGAGCATGGCTGGAGGGGGTTGAGGTTTGTGCAGCACAGTTTTGTGCTCTGGCGCGGCAGGAGAAACACGAACTGACTGAACTGTTGCAAAACTACTGGCGTTGCCGCAGACAGCTGACCCAGTCGCACACACAGCTTCACACACAGTCATCTGAGTGCAAAAGCACACAGAATCGTCTGTGGAGCTTCAGAGATGAACAGCTCACACTTCAG GGTGTGTGTGCAGATCAGACAAAGGTATGTGGGTATCACCGCTTCCAGCAGGCAGAGTTTAGTGAGAGTGTGCAGGCTGAGCTGAGAAGACTGTTTGAAGCTTGCAGTGAGCTGCTCCATCAAAAGGTCGTGCTGCATGCGTACACCGCTCTGCTGTCACGCCTGCAGGTGGAATCATACCTGTACAGTCTTATAAAAG ATTTTCAGTTAGATGGCCAAACACAGCCGTGTTCTCTCCAACCTCTGAAAGAGGCCATCAGCGTCCTGTTTAGTTTCACACGAAGAGTCCTTGATGACACACAGTTCCAGTCAGACATCCATCACTGGCTTGAGAGATTG GTTGCCGTCCTGCTGCATGTTGGAGGGTCAGGGGAGCACCTGTACCTCCTGTGCCACCTTCTCTGCTGTCCTGCTGGGGTGGGAAAGTGGGCTGCACACTTCCTTCAG ATCCAAGTTTGGGGGAACACCTCTGGAGTTCAGCAATTTATGCAAGCTCTGGCCATTCTAATGTCACCTGCCAG ACATCGTGCAGAGTTCCTGGGCCACATGAAGCCGTGTGAGAGCCAGAGCTCAGGTGCTTCTGGACAAGAATCTGGCAACTGGACCTTAGTGGATGAAGGTGGAGAGGAG GATGAGGACCCAGAAACCAGCTGGTTGCTACTATGTGAGGAAGATCTGATTTTATTGATTACCCAGTTCCCCTTCCAGCAGCTCTACTCATACATGCTTGGGATGAGCAAGCAGG GTGTGTATGAGCCCCAGGCCTGCTCCAGTCAGAAGATGATGCGGGTGTTTGCTTTCGCTTCCTCGCTCATTGAAATTCTCGCTCTCGGTCTACAAACCTATAACAGATCCCGATACAGACAGCTAGTCAAACGAATAGGGCACATCATACG AATGACAGTTTGCTATGTGAGTGATCACTGGGCCCAGTACGTGAGTGTGACTGATGCCGCTGGATCTAGCTCTCAAGTACACTCTCTGTCTTTGGAAAAACTGCAGATAGAATATGATCATCTTTTCCTCCGAGCTGTTTTACATGTACTCAGAAACAAAAG GTTGGGCATTTGGTTGTTTATGTCTGAGATGCCATATGGGACTTTGTCCAGCTCCATGCTCTGGAAGATTCTTTATGTTATGCAGAGCGCAGAGACTGCAGGGCTAGAAACACTCAGCACAGCTGGTGACACATACTCCTGCATTCAGGCTCTCAGAG ACCCACAGCATCAGGCGAGTTTTGAACAGTGGCTGTGTGAGGTGAACAGCTCTGACGGCATCTCGCTCCTCACTGCATTAGCACAAATGGCGACACCCACTCAGCGCTCTGACTCACAATTCATCACCACTATAACTCTCCTGATTTACCAG GTctcttatgtgagtgtgtccACCAGAGAAACCTACTCCAAGGTGGGGAGGGAGTTACTGGCTGCTATAGCAGCAGCCCACCCATATGTTATCTCGGTGCTCCTTGAGAGACTGAGGGACACCATACAGACTGTGGGAATG GTGGCTTTGTACTTGTGTAAAGAGCTGCCTCTGAGTCTTTGGCAGCCGCAGCAAGAAGAAATATGCGTGATTGGAGCGTGGCTCCTTCAGCATCCTCTGTCAGCTGTAGAGAACCGGCTGGCCTGTGTCATCCTTGAGGGTCTGAACTGGGGGTTCAACACTCAG GATGGCTCTTTGTTCCTGCCTTCAATTCTCCACAATGAGGTGGCACTGCTGGTGGCTGAAGCCTATCAGAAGTACCTTACAGACAAACCATACAGTGGGCTCATATCAGAGGGAATCAAACAG GTCTCTTACCTTGCAAGTGTCCTTCGTTTGGGCGTATCTCCTGAAGCATCCTTTAGTCAGTGGGCATGGCAGCTGCTGCTGAGGCTGAAGCTTCATGGCAATTCTCAGAACCCTAAAGGAGCCTGGGTGGTCCCTGCTTTGGCATCCAACCCACCTCCAGAGCTTACGCACTCTCCTAGCATGCACTCTGTTCTGAGGGCTGTAAAAGCAGGCATACCGATTGGATGCTACCTGTCCATTGCAATGACAACCGTGGGACATAG cCTGGAACATTTCTGTACTGATGGTGTTGGCTTGTTGAAAAGTCTGATTCAGTCTCGCCATCTGAGAGCTGCTGTGCATCTGTTAGATAACATCCTACCCCCAACCTATCCTCTTAGCTACTACCTGCTCAACAACGCTCA GTTTGTAAGCTGTATTCAGTTGTTCTTGCAGTACGACAGCGTGTGTCCTCAGGGCATGACGCAGCAGGTCACGCATCGAGTGGCGCCACTTCTCACTGGAACCAGTTATGGAGACAACGTCCGTCTGCTGAACAGTGTCATTCAG AGTCATGTGGTAGAAAGTTCGAAACCAGGCCTTGTCGGAGCTGCAGCAGTTCTGGAGTTTTGGGTGGGAATTCTGACTCAACAGAACTTGTGGTACCGAGACAAAACAGTCCTGTTCCTCATGGATCAGATCTGCTGCGCTGCCTTCACTTACCACCAGGAGGAATGTGTCCAAAAACTCCTGTACCAGCAACATAAG ACTGCTTTGGGTTATCATGGAGACCGGGGTCTGCTCTCTTCTCTGGTTGGTTGGATTTCTGGAAATGCCACACCCTCCTTCATCGAGGGCCAATCCTTGAGTGCTGAG ATCTGGTTTGCCTGGGTGGTGCTGAATATGGAGGGTGTGTTTGAGGAAGATTCTCAGCTGAGGCGCTGTGTTGAGCATGAACTCCTGTCAGAGCTTAATATCTCCCCCGAACAAGCCTTAAAG AAGGCTCAACAGAGGCTTAAGTTGCCGGTAGCCCCGTCTCTGCAGAGGCTTCAGGTATATCGTTGGGCATATCAGGCCGCAGCTACACCACCTGATCACCCCCTCCTACCCCTCATCTGGCAGAAATTCCTGCAGCTCTACCTTAGACAGCCTGGACCTGAGTACGG GCTGGCTGCAGGAGGATGTATCGGCAAGAGGTTCTTCCAGGCCTCTTCCCAGGCTGCTTTCCTCCGAGATCTGAGGCAGAGAATACAGGAAGTGTCTGACTTCCACCACGCTGCCAGTCAGGCCCTCCGGGTACTCCCACCGAACACACCCTCATCAGACCAGGGTGACGAAACCCCCAATAATCCCGGACCACCTTACCTCACTTCTCCTCAGCTACATACAGAACTGGTCAG GTTGTTTGGAGTATTTTCTGTGTGGCTGGATGACGAGACTCTGCAGAAGCAAGAAGTGTATCTTCCCTCTCTTCCTCCAGAGTATGAACCACACAGACTGGCACAGGTCATGCAGTGGCATCAG GAACTTTGGCTGGAATATGTGGACCAGGAGCGTCTACAATATGATCAGAGGGAAGTTTTGTCTCTTTGGAAGAAGGTGCAGAGTGAGCCAACATTCCTCCAGACTCAAACCTCTGGTTTCACTGACTACACCAGCCTCAGCAATG CAAGGGAGCGTATCCTGTCCAATCTGCAGAAACATCCAGTTCCCCGTTTAGCTCCTGAACTGCATAAGCTGAAGGCACCAGTACCTGAAGTGCCTTCCGCCTGTCTCACTGACTGTAAAGCTGCCTGTAAACTGTTAGAGCAGGACCTCAGCATTTTGCAAGATCAAGCCAG GATTGCTGTAGCACGTGAAGCCCAGCAGGTGGCAATGGAGCAGGAGCTGCTGGAGAGCCTTCCTGTACTGTTTAAGAACCGACCAGAGCAAGTCACCATGGCCCTGGAGTGTAAAGGGAAGGGTGGACAGCCATGCCAAGGAGCTGCAAACATCACTGTCACG TGTGAGCTTGTGCAGAAGCAGGAGGCAGTGCAGACTCAGATAACATCACTGCGCAGGGACATCAAAAAGCTTCAAACCGATGCTATGGCTCCGCCACCTGAAATCCTGGCCCAGGCTGCCGTTCACACTGAAAACTTCATCAC GGCTTTGGTGAATATGCACAAAGCACAAAAATCTCCTGCAGTCCAGAAAGTTGGTGTGTCTGCTTTTTACAAGGTGGTCTCCTTTGTATGTGAGGACACGCTCCGTCATCCACCAACTCGTCAGTACCTGTCTTCATGTGTGGAGGTACTGGGACAG GTATTTATCCAGGGAAATGCAGAGGAGTGTGGCCGTGTCCTGAAGACTATCCTGGAGCAGCGGCGGCTTTGCCCTCTCATTTCCCCCTTCTTCACTCCCAACGCAGCGCCCAGTCAGCTGGTGTTTCTCTACCAAGACGTCGTGACATCGCTGTCCCTCGACAGCGCCGATGTCGTTTTCATGCTGCTCACTAAG TTTGATTTGTCTCAGTGGCTGAATGAAGCCCATCCCGTGTTTTCGGAGAGGACACGTTTGCTGGAATTGGTCCATGGAGCTCTCTGCGTCTGCGGCCGAGACCCCGAGCCTGAGTTTCTCACGCCTTTTCACCTTTTCACCAAACACTGGACCTGGCTTTTACGGCATCATTTCCCCGACCATTACAGCGATTGCCTTCGCCTCCTCATGACCA GCTCATCCAACCAGCTGCTCAGTCCGGAGTGCTGGAAAGTGACTCTGCGAGTGCTCGGCTGTTTACCTCCATCCCGCAGCACCAAGGGCAAAGctgaagcagctgtgtgcagcactgAAGTCTCCACCCGTGGTGTCGCACCCCCAGCCTCCCCCTACAGGTCCCCCATCACCCTCTCTCCTCAGCAG GTGGATGAGACAGTCGATTGGCTGAGTGACTACTTTTTACGAAGTCGTCTCAGTAAGACGGACCTCCGCAGCTTCGGCCTCTATGCTTCCTGGACTCCCTACATTGAGGACGTCGTTTCCTTCTGGGACCATTTGATCAGTTGCCTCATCAATGTGCAGCTCAACAGCTGCGCCCGAGAGTCAGTGGGCAGCAGCAAAATAATGAAAG CTCTGCAGGACCTGCACAGTAAGACTGTGAAGTTATTTAAGCCATGGATCTTTCCTGTGGACGCTGGCGAGGGCGG TAACATCAAGTGTTACCCCTGGCTGGAGACGGATGCGAGTGCAGCAGGATGTATGGTTGGCCTCTACATTCAGATCACTGACCTGCTTCATCACAAGTTCAGAG ATCGTCTGCTGCCTGGTCAGAGGGGTGCTCTGTGGCTGTGTATGATGCAGTACTGTGAGAGCTGTACCTCACCACGCACACCGGAGTACCTGCTCTACTTGTATCACACACACCTACGCAGCCTGCCCTGGAGACACCTGCACCCTGACACTAAGCTCATGGAGCAACTCTTCAGT GTGGAGAGAGGAAGTCCCAAgagctgcttcctgtttatGGGAGAAGTGTTATGTGAAGTTAACTGGGTCAGCATCCTGAGTGACCACTTACAAACACCTCCCGGCTCCACAACATATCCAGCTGTGTCAGAAATGGCCACACAGAAAGAGTCGCACACTATGTTGGTATACCTGCTCTACATGCTCGTTTTTCTGGCAAAGGAGGAACAACTCCTGAGTCAGCAG GACTCACCTCtgttcagtctgctggttcagTCCACATCTCTACCCTGGCACAAACTGGACCTGTCCTCGTACCAGAGCATTCTGGGATACGTTAGCACCCACTACCCTCCCTCTTTGCTTCTCAGTGCTGATTCTGCACCTCAGCTGCTGCTGAAATCACTCCGTAGTGCTGCTGGGCTCCACCCCTGCCCCGGTGAAGCTCCACACCAG GAAGAGACGCTAAAGGCTGGAGCCTACATTTGCTGGTGTGTGCAATCTCTGGTGACTCTGGAGCAAGGAGGCAGCATCACCCTCACCAGCCTGGAGGCTCAACTGGAAACACTTTTGGAGAGTATCATAACCTTCAACCCACCAG AGGTGGATTTGGAGCAGAGGCACATGGCGTTCTGCAGTCTCTTCAGTGATGCTTTGGCTTTGCTCAACGGCGTGGGCGTCTCAACAGGCGAGGCACTCGCTGCCCATGTCATTACCTGGCTGGACAGGAAAGGGAGGGGCTTTCCAACTCTTCCCCTTCTCACAGCCTGCTCCCGTTGCCTTGCATCAGTGCGACACATGACACGCATCATGGAGGCATGCATTACAGGGTACTTCAACCATG CCGAGGAAGAGTCTGTAAGGTGGGGACCTGTGTTGGCATCGCTGCAGGTGCCCGAGCTCACAGTAGATGACTTCCTTTCTGAGAGCCAATCAGGAGGCAGTTTCCTGACGCTCTACGCCTTTATTCTGCAGCGTCTCAACAGTGAATACACAGCAGCCAATGAGAGGAGGACTCTGGCTCTAATTAACACTTGGACCAATCAGGTCTTTCCCAG CGGTCCGGCTGATGAAGCCAAGCTGTTTCTGTGGTGGCACAAATCCCTGAATCTTTCAGCGGAGCAGCTACAGCCACAGGCAGGCTTGACTGAAGTATCAGGTGTGGTCTTGGGCCTGATGAGGTTTCAAACTAGGCTGCTTCAACTGGGAGAAGAAAGACTGAACTCCGGCCTGCTCGGAGCTATAGGCCTTGGAAAAAGGTCTCCTGTCTCTAATAG GTTCAGGGTGGTGGTACGCAGTCTGGCAGCTTTTCTGTCCATTCAAGTGCCATCAGAGAGCGAGCTTCGACTTCAACCCACCACTGACTTGCAGCTCTCTGCAAAAGCACAGCAA ATGTTGGGGACGCTGGAAGCCATGCCCAGTAATAAGCAGTACGCCGAGTTAGAGGACTCTGTGAATAAAGCCGTCCAGTTCATTCGCTACCCAGGACATTGTCTCAAAGATGGACCCCGGCTGCTGGCCCTCCTAGCTAACCTCCTATACCCCGACCTCAGATACCTGCACATTATCCGCTGA